The genomic stretch CCGCGGAGGTAATAGAGGTTCTTGCGGCGCACCTTGCCGCGGCGCACCACTTCGATCTTGTCGACGCGCGGGCTGTAGAGGGGGAACGTACGCTCGACGCCGACCTGGCCGGCCGCGATCTTGCGGACGGTGAAGTTGGACGAGAGCCCCTTATTGCGCTTGCGGATGACCACGCCTTCGAAGACCTGGATCCGCTCCCGGTTGCCTTCGATGACCTTGGCGTGGACGCGGACAGTGTCGCCGCTGTTGAATTCAGGGCGCTCGACGGGCGCCGCGTTGGGCACGAGCGTATCGAGTTCGTAGGACATGGTGAGAGAACCCCGGTGGAGGTAACCAATTTAGGATAGCTTCCAGTGGGCTACGTTCCAGCCCGGCGGCACCTCAGCCGATCGCCCGGGCGACGGCCGCCCCGGCCCAGACTGCAAGGACGCCC from Tepidiforma thermophila encodes the following:
- the rplS gene encoding 50S ribosomal protein L19, translating into MSYELDTLVPNAAPVERPEFNSGDTVRVHAKVIEGNRERIQVFEGVVIRKRNKGLSSNFTVRKIAAGQVGVERTFPLYSPRVDKIEVVRRGKVRRKNLYYLRGLTGKAARIKEKR